The DNA region catgctgaaattctcaaggatctatgcacacaaggtcacaaatctaggaaccatatatgttcttaagaagatccttcgacgcaagcaactaggctacctgAGACGGCTAAATATCCTTCTAGAGGgctatcaaattcttaagaagaaagggtggaagggattggtcggACACCCAAATGACCGGGGAAAGTgctatattttgtattttttatttttcgcacTTTATTTTcgagtctttttcttttgtcattttattttcgtgtcattttctttttgttcctaACAGCAATTaaccttttgatgtttgttcATGTAAGagaatattgctgttagtttttgacaggtgttttggtgttcaagtttgggggacgcattggcctttgcacactccgATTTTCTCATCCCACAGTATTGTATCTCTtcacacacattggggacaatgtatcaTTTAATTTTGGAGGTGTGGAACAAcactctgtttgtttgtttgtgtatgtttgtttgtgttatttgtttgtttttatgtgctaaaaaaaatttaaaaaaaaataaaaataaaaattctatgtTGTTGACTgagcatgagttacatcataactgtggtttgcatgtcattggtttgTTTAACTTATTGAACAcagcatgtcattagaaatctgagtcatttgacttatttGATTAGATTACAGAGACTTCACATATCTGAGTTGAtcatcacaagcacattagcatagaatctgtgaggtatgagatttgaattgagTAGGGTGTgtcttgagatttgtaggatgaatttTTGGGGAAACGTTggcttcaaaaagaaaaaaatcaatttgagcttctcattgagtaaccggacctcatgccccactaagcattgagtgttcgcataaaaagatgagaaattcaatttggttgattgtatggctagtttggcttcgtagccttgttgacttgagtaattaagcccttagggatgtttctacatctagtgccttAAAACCATCTGATTTGGGATTCACTAGCCCAACACTctttacataggtcaattagaaagcttaaggaagccgagcattgcacagcctacacaaaaaaaatgcatgtcttgatttAAACCTTAGGTGTATTCATCTGAGTGAATTCCTATGACTTTTGGGGTATACctaactttgagaaaaattgaagcctcatgattatatgTTTGTCTCACATTacacttattggaacatgtgttgtctcaaaaattttcatctttgaattgaatgatttgtggttgacttgatgatgtgattgtagTGTTCACTTTGTTAAACCTACTCATCATgtaagaaccatgtgtttgtgtggaaatttgtgtttttcaatgacatagtgctaaaaatgtttgtgggtatcattggtgttaaaccctcacgagacttcactcgtcctctagggatgcttAAGGGACTAGCAATCGTCTCTAAAtacaatcgtctctcccacgacagcaGATCTATGtttcatgttttgattttattttttcttttgttttgctaagggactagcaaaatataagtttgggggtatttgatgagtgctaaatattgcatatttggacctcttcatttgcatttgctaagcctttagctttattattttctgatgttttggtgttttagtgttttgtaggttacTAAGGGAAAAATGCtcctttaaaggaaaaaatgcaactcattccatcaattatggggcttaagacactttagagagcattggcagcaaatttgggtCGAACGATTATTCGCGCCCAACGAGTACCACTAAAaagccatatctagagttttaGAGCTCGGATTGAAGTATTTtgatggcattggaaagctaactcaaagatctacaaagtcatgtgtCACAAGAGTTGGCCAATTCCGAAggtagtgcactcgagcgcacacgTGCCCATCGAAAGTGGAAAGTGATGCACGAGTGCACCTCgagtgcgatcaagtgcactcAGCCGACCTGGCAGcgttgaaaccctaaaattagcttataaatatcattcttttctattgtaaacataCGGAGATGCGCTGGGGGCGCCATACTTTGTCAATTTTCgacttttctgggtttttggagctttgaactccaattcttttgtaagtttgtcaatttcaatgaagtatttcagtttctttatgattctttgtttcatgagaggctaaatcttcaactaaggttgaagatcaagcctcgccattgattagttttatatttttatattttatttgtacaAATCCGtcatttaatgtaatgtatgttcatttcaattcaattgtgtgacaaaattgtgattgattgttgtttgtaaattgtgaaaacgttggatattcgttgtgtttcatccaacggatacatcgaatgatttgattgagacttatatctattgtgatttacGAATATAGTgaatgatttgatctcaattggatattcgttatGATTTATAATAGAGAtagattcatcgaatgattcaattggtttatcaaaaacaatagaacatatatagggtttaattttttgtcggatgcatgaatgaaaacatgagaatgtatgctttgatttggtaggtgaattctaaaaccttagtcgtttatcttttgattatttttattttatttagtttatgtttgtttattttcaaaatcaaaatcattcgaaactaggttaagatataattgatttagatagaagtttatttacacaaacacaattccctgtggatcgacctcgcacttgcctAATTTGTACTtacacacgactcgtgcacttgcgagtaattataatttgcacattaagtttttggcgccattgccagGGATTTGtctgtttgtgaaaattgatttttgtttgaattaattttatttttgtactagtttaggtagatttttgttttcttttctttttgcaattttattttattgtatttatttttttgtttttgtttctaacaagaCATCTATTATTTCTTTAGAAACACTAAGCAAGAGGACAGAGACTATATTTTACAATTAGCTGGAGTACCTTCATCGCAAAGATATGACAAGTACCTTGGTCTTCCTGCCCTTGTGGGAAAGTCCCGGAGTAGGGAATTCATGTGTTTGAAAGATAAGAGTGAGGAAGCGCATAAATGATTGGAAATCAAGTTTCTTTCAAAGGCAGGTAAGGAGATCCTTCTGAAATCTGTTATACAGGCAATTCCCACATACAATAtgagtatttttcttttacctaAAGAATTATGCAAggatataaatcaaattataaaaaagttttgGTGATGTCAGtaagagagggagaaaaagatCCATTGGATGAGCAGGGAGAAGTTAAGACGGGCTAAATCTCAAGGTGGTTTGGGATTTCGTGATCTTATTTGCTTTAATAAAGCGCTCCTAGAAAAAAATGTTGGTGGTTAATCAAACAACCGAAGAGTATTGCAGCAAAAATCATAAGTGCTAAATACTATCCTAAGGGGTCTTGCTGGGAAGCTAAGGTTGGGAGTATGCCATTATATGCATGGAGGAGTTTCCTTTCAGCTAGAGAATTACTTCATGCAGCGGCTATTTGGAGGATATGATCGAGATGGTAGGAAAGTTTCCATTTGGGGGCTAGATGGATCCCCAAGCCAACAACTTTTTCCATTCAATCGCCATGTAATGATTTGCTTGTGAATGCAAAGGTGAGTGACCTGATTGATCTTTGACATCTTCATGGAAAACGGAGCTCATTCGGAATTCTTTCTCGGAGGAGGAGTCGGAGGTTATTTGCAGTTTACCCATTACCAAATATCAGGTTCAGGATAAGCTAGTGTGGTACCCAACTAGCACAGGAGAATTTTCGGTGCGAAGCGCTTATCATTTGGAGATGGAGCTGTGTGGATCTTTGAAGGGAGAATGTTCCTATCTTAATAAAAATAGGGACTTGTGGAATTGTATATGGAAATTGAGGATCCCAAATGTTGCAAGGATGTTTCTATGGAGGGCATGTAGTAATATTCTCCCAACGGAAGACAACCTAAAGAGGCGAAAGGTAGTCCAAGAGGATACATGTTTTATTTGTAACAGATTTGTAGAGACTGCGAAATACTCTTTGGGATTGTCCAGCTGCCCAAGATGTTTGGGGTGGAAGTGATCAGATGTTTGGGGGGGATTTCCTGGCAGTGATGGAGTATTTGATGGAGCGATGCAACATCGAAGAGCTGGAGCTGGCTGGGGTTAATTGCAAGTGAAATATGGAAGAGGCGTAATTCTGTGCTGCATGGGGGGGACTTTGTACATCCGAATCGTTTGGTACAAGGAGCGAAGGAGCTGCTAATTCAGTATAGGAAGGCCAATGAAAATAACGATCAGGTGGTGGAGATTAACAAGTCGATCCAGAGTCGATGGAAAAATCCTCCTCCCGATAGCTACAAAGTTAATTGGGATGCTGCGTTGAATTCAAAGGAGAAAAGGACTGGGATTGGGGTGATTATCCAGGACAATTTGGGGCGGGTCTTTGCGGCCCAAAGCAAGACAATATATGCGCTATATGATCCTACCACTGCTGAGGCAGCAGGGGCTTTATATGCGTTGGAACTTAGTCGAGATTATGGATTGCATGAAGTAATGCTTGAAGGGGACTCAAAGATTGTGGTTATGGCTTTAACAGATACGGAGTCTAATTGTTGTAGGTATCGGCAGGTTATTGATGATCCCAAGTAGTGCTGAATGCATTCCGAGGATGGTAAGTGTGCCACGTTAAACGAGAAGCAAACATGACGGCACACGACTTGCAAAGGAGGCGACTTATAAAAGTTTGATAGAATTTGGCTTAAGAAATCCCGGAATGTATTGTTAACACTGTCAATTTAGAGTATTTAGTTCTTGTTTTGTAGAGCTTCGACTATGTTTATTCTTTATTGAATGAAAGtagaatttttttaagaatattaaaataaaaaatacattattaattgaataatagtttaattggcatgtaaagttcaatcaactttttttcattcaatttttctCGTGGGTGGGCAATTTTCCAAGAACTTCTCCTTGTTTTGCACGCTCCCCGCCGTCTAGTCCATTTGCCACAAAAATCAGTGTCCCTAAGAAAGTTCAAGATCAATTATCTtgtccaaaagaaaaataataataaattgtacGGAAGGCATTACTAAAGAACAGAACAACATTCTTAAAAGAGGCTTTTTTCTCGCTCCAATAGAAGGGAGATAGGATCTTAACAAATCTATGCCATACAttttatcaagaaaaataaaaaataaaaaatcttaggTTGTTGAATTCCGAATTTCCGAAAAATAAGATGGAGACGTATAGGGTTTCAATCACTTACAAATCTATTAATTTTCTCCGCAAATTACTGGTTTTTTCCCACCGTTGATCAGTTAATTTCAgagtatatattttttctcgAACATATTTCaaatctttttaataaaattgaaaaacttcacaaaaatcacgtcttttcaaattatttctcgaaagttcaaaaatttattttgaaatatattttttaatttttttttactaaaacaattaaaaaaaaaaaagtattgtaagaattttaacaaaatttaatgaaaaaatcgtaatgaaaatgaataattgataggaattaaaattttgttactctaattgagaaattttttaaattttaaaaaattattacaaaatgaggagaagtCTAGAAAAactttgtaaagttttctctgataaaaatcaacaatcaatgataaacaaaaagaaaaataaaaatatcaaggaAAACATAGAGGGTCCACAGAGCTGTAAGTTCCGAAAGAGCCAAGGCTTCCCAAGCCCTTAATCAAGGCCGTACAGCCCACTCACCACCTGCCATCACATTACCTGGAAGTTTCTCTGCTCCCACTAAAACGCCGTAACACGTGTCAGATGGCACCCCCACACGTTAAACGGCACTGTGACTCACGCGTTTTAACATACATACCATTCCAACATGCATACAACATCATGATGATCATCATAATATGGCCACGTTAGCACCGCCTTCACAGCACTACTCCTGTACAGAGAACTCTCTCGCTCCCCCCCTATAAATACGGAGCTCGATCGGCGTGTTTTTCTTCCCATTCGGTGACGGAACCAAGCAAATTCTctcacacacaaaaaaagaagaagcaaatcactcgcaaaaaagaaaaagcaaatcAAACAATGGGGAAGGTGAGCCGACTCGCTGACAAAACTAGCTCTTCAGAGTTATTTCTTTGTGTAGATCTCCCATTTTGTATATGTTAATGAGggtgttggttttttttttttcattgcagaagaagaacaagagCAACAGCGCCCAGAATACGAACGAGAAGGAGACGAAGAACGAGAACGAGAACCAGAAGAAGGAAAATGGcgagggagagaagaagaagaaggaggcgGGTCCGGTTCCGGTGGTGTTGAAGATCCACATGCATTGCGACGGCTGCGCTGGCAAGATTATACGATGCGTTCGCAGTTTTGAAGGTCTATCTCTCTCCGATTTGAGCAAATCGTGTGCTTTTTCTTAATCTCtctgttttcttatttttctgattttgttgTTCTTGACATTGGGAAGAAGATTTAACATTGGGCCCTTATCTTCCTTGGTTGTTTACTTGAATGTGTTAGAAGAATTATCAAATGACTTGCAAgtgtttgtttctttcttctctgctCTTTATCTGCCTTTCTCTTTGGGTTTTTTCCAACAGATATTTAGTGAGATTTCGGATTTCCTCCCTGTTATTTGGATTTTGTTTCCCTTCCTTTTCCGTGTGCTTCACATGCCAGTCCTCTGTTTCCAACTTCCCATTAATTTCGAGTGATTTCCGAAACTACCCTTAGATTCCCATTCCAATCGCCCAAACAGATTCGAATGAATTTGGTTAGGATTCCTGGGAAGTAACGTTGTTGGTCTGATTGCTTGTTCAGGCGTGGAGACGGTGAAGGCGGACCCGGAATCCAGCAAACTGACGGTGGTCGGGAACGTGGATCCGACAAGTCTCCGGGACAAGCTGGCCGAGAAGTCCAAGAAGAAGGTGGAGCTGATCTCCCCGCAGCCCAAGAAGGACAACAAGGCGGACGACAAATCCGACCAAAAACCTGAGAAGAAAGCTGACGAAAAAAAACCCAAAGAGGTAATCCACTGGTCCCCGCTTACCGTGCGCCCCTTCCTTtcattcctttctttttaatattattaaccACTTGACACTCCGCCTGCTCCGGTGCTTCTGGTGGTGTTGTATTTTAACAATTAACACGCTGCGCAATTTAGCATTTTCACGCTGTCTTTCAAACTGATTGGAGTATCAGCGCCTTACGTTTGTTTCCTTGTGAGCACGTGGGGAcgccctctttttttttttttttttttttgcgattcaacttaatttgattttaatttgataatggGGGCAGGctctttgtttttaatttgatttaatttaatttaatttaatttaatggggGCAGCCTCCGGTGACGACGGCGGTTTTGAGGGTGGTGCTACACTGCCAGGGGTGCATGGACAAGATTCACAGGACTGTTACGAAGACCAAAGGTGAGGTTATCGTTCCATTAACCCCGTTCCGTTGCAGTCACGGTGCCGCCATTAACGCCGAAAACtgatattaaattaatggaaGTGAAATTATTGACAAGAAAACGATTCGGTTGATTGTAGGTGTGGAGAGCATGGAGGTTGATAAACAGAAAGAGCTGGTGACCGTGAAGGGTACCATGGATGCCAAGGCCTTAGCTCAAAGCCTTCAGGACAAGCTTAGGAGGCAAGTGGATGTCGTGCCACCAAAGAAGGAGAAAGCAGGGGAGGGTGAGAAGAAAGATgacggcggcggcggcggcggcggcggaaAGAAGAAGGGCGGTGGAGGAGATGCCGGGCAGGAAGAAGCtgctggtggtggtggtggtaatGCCAAAGGTGATCAAGGGAATAAAATGATTATGGCACCATCCGGGTACGGGAACATTGGGTATGGAAATGGGTACCCATACCCGTATGAGAATGGGCATGGGTATGGGCATGGGTATGGGCATGGAGGGTTTGTGGGGGATCACATGCATGCCCATGGATATGGGCATGGAGGGTTTGTGGGGGATCACTTGCACCCCCCGCAAATGTTCAGCGACGAAAACCCCAATGCCTGCTCTATCATGTGAGGGAAGGGGGGGAGATCAATATATGAAATAGAAATGTAAATAAAGAGAGCAGACAGACAAAGTAGTAGGTGATGGAAAGACTGGGTGGGTGGGTTTCAAGGCTTGACCCAAATTGGTCTGCCCCGGTTGTCGGACTGAGGAGGAgttgattgtttttttgtttagtcCCAATAGCCTCGTTGGACAGTTCTTGAATATTCAGGATATTATCATGTTTTACTTTATGTTGTTCATCAGTCGTTATATTGATTCTGTTCAATACAAGTGATATTTTGTTTACAAATCAGCTTTGTCGTTTGCCTATGCCATGTAGATGAGAAATTTGTGATATTTAGCAGTCAAGTGGCCGGTCTACTTTTTGTGAGACACTTATCTAAATCATCATAGGCTGGCAGCAgttaaaatgaaagaaacaaagGTTAGGATTCCATCAATATGCCACCTAACTAATAACATTATAATAATAAGTAGATGCAATTTGTTGTATGCATGATCTGGAATATTCTGAAGAACATATTATTTATAAActgaatttcttttaattaatcttGCAACACCCACCGTCGTACCAACGTGACATGCCATGTCCCTCCTGAATTTAGCTAAGAgtcatcaaataataataagctGTACCTCAAAATTGAATTGGGTCATAACTTAAAATTGacatatctaatatatatatttttaaatataccaactttaaatttataatatactTTTGAACTTGCACCTTTAAAGCATTTCCAAAGCATTTAATACCCAATTATGATAATGGTAAACttgttaattaataaatatatagcaAACATTCTTTCATGTATATGATCCGTCACAAAATCGgctcatttttttcttcagtgTATTTAAAGTGTAGCTACCATACTTAATGCCACGTGGTGTTGCCTAAAGCAGCCGTGGGGGCCGCAGCGTTATACAATGACAAGCTACCCACCCCAAGGGGCAaggcgtatatatatatacatatatatattagagtgGGACCAAACCATGGCACGACCGAGCCATGAACCTGCGAAACAAGtcctacttttcttctttctctgctttttttattttttatttttggtgtcCTACACTCCTACTGGTTGGCGTCGTAATGGGTGTCCTTGGTGACCGTAGAGGTGTGCTGACAGGCACAGGCAGAGGCACAGCTACATATATGATTCTCTTTTCTGTCGTCCCAAAACCCACCGTTTAGTGCTTCTTTTTGTCGTCGTCCTTCATTGCCAATTTGCCACCAACGTTGCGTTTCCTGGAAAGTACGTCAATAGTGATAGTGGAGTTTGAATGCCCCACTGCGACGTACGCTACGCCAGACGACAACTTACTTATTTCTTTCTCCATTTGCTataattctctcttttctctattttctcctGCTTCACCAATAATGATATGTCCCTTTTTGCCCTTTTGGACCTACTTGTTCAATTAAGTGGACCGAAAGAATAAAAGTTTGTTGCGCATACCCGTCtcctattaattttttcatatttattatcttaattattaataatttgaacTACAAAATTattagatatttaaaaaaaaaaaaattggatccCTAATccttatttgaattttttttttttttttttttttgtctttccgGTGAGAAAACTGTCTCAAATTGTGTTTGTGGCGGCCtttttcttggaatgtgagCCAAAGCTCAAATGGGTCATgctaactttctttttttttttggggggggggggttcaTTTTTACTAATTTTAAGATCTATTTGTAATTATTGGTTTCTTTGGGTGTTTATTGCGTTGTCCACCCATATTTAGTGTTTGTTTTTAATGTACCTTTTCCCTTCCCCTTTTTCTCTTTGTAGTagctttaaaaaagaaaaaaaaacaaaaaaaaacatcatgATAATATGGGTATTAGCAAAAAGTGAAATGCCTAATTCATTCCATATAGGAGGGAGGAGGCAGAGACTACTTAATTCATTCTAAATGCCTTATTCGTTCTCCAAACATAATAAATCAAACTTGTAAAATTGGAATACTTGGGCTAATTCCCCAAGCtattaagaaattatttttttgtcttcaagTAGTAGTTCAAGCGGCTGGAAGCACGCTTAATGAAacagaagtcactagttcgaatcttcctcttgtgcggacatgtcaaaaaaataattttatttttctccttttaaaaaagaaaatgaggttGAATGAGTTTagttaatattgaatttttgaagaagaaaagtttaataaagaaagaaaatctagTGCTTACTTTATAGACCTAAGACCCATAATCAAATGTCATAGAAGTGAGGGTTTGTATGACAAAAAGAGCCACATTATCTAGGCCATTTATTGTAGGTGTCCATCATGACCCTAAACAATTGTGAACGTGTgaatcatgatgatgatgagggtgTTATGCATGTAGGTGATGCACATTATAATGCCACATACATCATCACACAACTTTCTCggtttcctttagttttgtctGCCTTTGTGATAGAAACATGAACCTTCCGGCTCCCACAAAGGGTGGCGCAAACGGACTTACCAACACTTTCCCATAATCACATTAATTTTGGCAATTAGCAAATCGCATAAATTTTGTGTCTGGTGATCAATAGGAAAGAGACACGTGt from Corylus avellana chromosome ca10, CavTom2PMs-1.0 includes:
- the LOC132164565 gene encoding heavy metal-associated isoprenylated plant protein 3, with product MGKKKNKSNSAQNTNEKETKNENENQKKENGEGEKKKKEAGPVPVVLKIHMHCDGCAGKIIRCVRSFEGVETVKADPESSKLTVVGNVDPTSLRDKLAEKSKKKVELISPQPKKDNKADDKSDQKPEKKADEKKPKEPPVTTAVLRVVLHCQGCMDKIHRTVTKTKGVESMEVDKQKELVTVKGTMDAKALAQSLQDKLRRQVDVVPPKKEKAGEGEKKDDGGGGGGGGKKKGGGGDAGQEEAAGGGGGNAKGDQGNKMIMAPSGYGNIGYGNGYPYPYENGHGYGHGYGHGGFVGDHMHAHGYGHGGFVGDHLHPPQMFSDENPNACSIM